One stretch of Ipomoea triloba cultivar NCNSP0323 chromosome 8, ASM357664v1 DNA includes these proteins:
- the LOC116026865 gene encoding cyclin-D3-3-like, whose protein sequence is MAFQETQKLPFLFDAALYCEEEGEHWGQADRDASCSIEEGEEEEENVVFLEQDLLWEDGELGSLLSKEQENEMFNVVQKTPDLAKARNEAVEWVLKVTGYYSFSAQTALLAVNYLDRLFFLSLESQTQKPWMSQLAAVACLSLAAKVEETFVPLLLDFQVEESKYVFEAKTIQRMELLVLSNLQWKMNPVTPFSFLDYIARRLELKGHLCCEFLRRCEGVLLSIISDCRFMCYLPSVMASATMLHVISRLVPTVGEESQEHLMGILGIDKVKVEECHKLIKEVASRIHFESAYKRKYGAMPGSPKGVMEVSFSSDSSKDSWAVSSTTSATSSVSSSPEPLSKKTRMMSPQPQPQPQEHQNPHHHIINH, encoded by the exons ATGGCATTCCAAGAAACACAAAAGCTTCCATTTTTATTTGATGCTGCTTTGTACTGTGAAGAAGAAGGAGAGCACTGGGGACAAGCAGACAGAGATGCCAGCTGTTCCattgaagaaggagaagaagaagaagaaaatgtggTGTTTTTGGAACAGGATTTGTTGTGGGAAGATGGTGAGTTGGGTTCTCTGTTGTCTAAGGAGCAAGAAAATGAGATGTTTAATGTGGTTCAGAAAACCCCAGATTTGGCTAAGGCTAGAAATGAGGCTGTGGAGTGGGTTTTGAAGGTTACTGGCTATTACTCCTTCTCAGCTCAAACTGCCCTTCTTGCAGTGAACTATCTTGACAGGCTCTTCTTCCTCAGCCTTGAGTCTCAGACTCAGAAGCCCTGGATGAGTCAACTCGCTGCTGTGGCTTGCCTCTCTCTTGCTGCTAAAGTTGAAGAGACCTTTGTCCCTCTCCTCCTAGATTTCCAA GTTGAGGAATCCAAGTATGTGTTTGAGgccaaaaccatccaaagaaTGGAGCTTTTAGTACTCTCCAATCTTCAATGGAAGATGAATCCTGTGACTCCATTCTCATTTCTTGATTACATTGCCAGGAGGCTTGAGCTGAAGGGCCATCTCTGTTGTGAATTCCTTAGGAGATGTGAGGGTGTTCTTCTCTCCATCATTTCTG ATTGCAGATTCATGTGTTACCTACCCTCTGTAATGGCATCTGCCACAATGCTGCATGTTATTAGCAGGCTAGTGCCCACTGTTGGTGAAGAGTCCCAAGAACACCTAATGGGCATTCTTGGAATTGACAAg GTGAAAGTGGAGGAATGCCACAAGCTAATCAAGGAAGTAGCATCAAGAATCCACTTTGAATCAGCTTATAAAAGGAAGTATGGAGCAATGCCAGGGAGCCCCAAAGGTGTGATGGAAGTGTCATTTAGCTCAGACAGCTCCAAAGATTCCTGGGCAGTGTCTTCTACTACCTCTGCAACATCCTCAGTTTCTTCATCCCCAGAGCCATTGTCCAAGAAGACAAGGATGATGTCccctcaacctcaacctcaacctcaaGAACATCAAAACCCCCACCACCATATTATTAATCATTAA